From a single Natronorubrum tibetense GA33 genomic region:
- a CDS encoding DUF7344 domain-containing protein, translating to MGKDSNRGEIFDLLSNHRRRYAIHYCKREDEPVTLGDLAEHVAAWELDKEVQELTSAERKRVYTSLQQTHLPTLERADMIEFDDRTIELTDEATELDVYLDIVPGDSVPWGTYYLGLAAVGSIVMAGLWLEVVPTETVPELGWATLVFALFAVSAVIHVVQARRMRLGEMERPR from the coding sequence ATGGGGAAGGACTCGAACAGGGGGGAGATTTTCGACCTGTTGAGTAACCACCGTCGCCGGTACGCCATCCACTACTGCAAGCGCGAGGACGAACCAGTAACACTGGGCGACCTTGCCGAACATGTCGCTGCCTGGGAACTCGACAAGGAGGTGCAGGAACTCACTTCCGCGGAGCGAAAGCGGGTTTACACGTCCTTACAGCAGACGCACCTGCCGACGCTCGAGCGAGCCGACATGATCGAGTTCGACGATCGCACGATCGAACTCACCGACGAAGCGACGGAGTTAGACGTCTACCTCGATATCGTCCCTGGCGACTCTGTACCGTGGGGAACATACTATCTCGGTCTTGCAGCAGTCGGTTCGATCGTGATGGCCGGACTGTGGCTAGAAGTGGTACCAACCGAAACGGTACCTGAACTTGGCTGGGCGACGCTGGTATTCGCACTGTTTGCAGTCTCGGCGGTCATCCACGTGGTGCAGGCCCGACGGATGCGCCTCGGCGAGATGGAACGACCCCGATGA
- a CDS encoding DUF7289 family protein, with translation MTGAGGKNQESCAREKRGVSPIIGLVLLIGMVIAATALLFLIGSPVLDAFESESERERAHLCMDETDHQLATVAATGEQQSMPSTDISECEINVADEGQIEFVWYNDSEADDIPWDEDNRTASAELGALEFELDDRTIAHQGGAVWEDTGSETRIVSEPGISYDNESDEENRSVQFNIMLLDQDELSSSDPVARADHERSDELAENITNAASESDGNNVAIRIESSYHDGWNRHLETTLDPETNENTNVSHDSTDGVVKTNIEGVRETQSSSSIVLDEDPGLENPESQMVGEYRLKENNPLQFGPVLENTGSDSVSQSLVLEVDGESLDTEEVDLEGGEIDTESFNVGVGNYNLSPGHSYSYQYTLGDGTRLLDTTPDGENISEFYLGKPGTHFNVTDDDIKTTPDGENITISADIWNQGVENATGTNAQNISLEFDHPDIEGVNEELELDYGAEGTVEWTINESAWPGGAYPFTIETENDSASGTLYIGGGQEGDGVVVTADHGVLDETGDNGDQRVDVTESSFTIETEVTNTNLTTETQDVALSLPGEAGSEPEPETVTLESNESETVEFDIDTDDFEAGSVYEYNVSTEDSAMTSPGTFYAGNSGTYFEVSETNATHDDENVTVTSNITNLGVESGSQDIGFELEYLDELPEELEGEDPYGYLGENTTERSFGESDTVELELNESNLIDGEYEAKLHTDDNTGSVKFDVDAGIDPGRVGLGAVEDAEVTVEVLGSQVSGDGGWWQPDVHNLAPMTLDVLADDDPVHSFENPDGGDNINTGPTWQDKSDDSYQYNFSVDDEIELTLRNTRHNTCQAQSTDPDTLPHYSGPTDRDFMWCSDAPHGEAFGPIDASQGENLQNVRVRSAENNTIPALPAGNDQQQSATEVLEQQGLIAESGDELDLDSGEFVFLFENTISTEEEGIDALWDDAIDTYEQYPDQTYDPNFNDLIVYVEVERAGVNPDTPSITIIPGGGDETNVSHGGSDGVGEVGDVDVDLGEGSSSAGNSPSVGTGESDGSTGDNQSTETGIDIDTDYIVIG, from the coding sequence ATGACTGGTGCTGGTGGGAAAAATCAGGAGTCTTGCGCTCGAGAGAAACGGGGCGTCAGCCCCATCATCGGTCTCGTACTCCTCATAGGGATGGTGATTGCAGCAACGGCACTGCTGTTTCTCATCGGTTCGCCGGTACTCGACGCGTTCGAATCGGAGAGCGAGCGCGAACGAGCCCATCTCTGTATGGACGAAACGGATCACCAACTCGCGACGGTCGCCGCGACTGGCGAGCAGCAATCGATGCCGTCGACCGATATCTCGGAGTGCGAGATAAATGTCGCCGACGAAGGACAGATCGAGTTCGTCTGGTACAACGACAGCGAGGCCGATGATATCCCGTGGGACGAGGATAACCGAACCGCGTCCGCGGAGCTCGGTGCTCTCGAGTTCGAACTCGACGACCGAACGATCGCGCATCAGGGCGGTGCTGTCTGGGAGGACACCGGTTCGGAGACGCGGATCGTCTCGGAGCCCGGAATCAGCTACGATAACGAGTCCGACGAGGAGAACAGGTCCGTCCAATTCAATATTATGCTCCTCGATCAGGACGAACTCTCGAGTTCTGATCCTGTTGCGCGGGCGGACCACGAACGAAGCGACGAATTGGCCGAAAACATCACCAATGCAGCCAGCGAATCCGATGGAAATAATGTCGCGATCCGAATCGAGAGTTCCTATCACGACGGGTGGAATCGGCATCTCGAAACGACACTTGATCCTGAAACCAACGAAAATACAAATGTTTCTCACGACTCCACTGATGGAGTGGTCAAAACGAATATAGAGGGTGTTCGGGAAACACAATCCAGTTCGTCGATCGTTCTCGATGAGGACCCTGGCCTCGAAAACCCCGAATCACAGATGGTTGGCGAGTACCGCCTCAAAGAAAATAATCCGCTTCAGTTCGGACCAGTTCTGGAGAACACTGGCAGTGATTCGGTCAGTCAGAGTCTGGTACTCGAAGTTGACGGTGAATCGCTTGATACGGAAGAAGTCGATCTCGAAGGGGGTGAGATTGACACGGAATCTTTCAACGTTGGAGTTGGAAACTACAATCTGAGTCCTGGTCACTCGTACTCATATCAATATACCCTCGGGGACGGTACCAGACTTCTCGACACAACACCAGACGGCGAAAACATCAGTGAGTTCTACCTCGGAAAACCAGGAACGCACTTCAACGTCACCGACGACGACATCAAAACGACACCAGACGGCGAAAACATCACGATTAGTGCGGACATCTGGAACCAAGGTGTCGAGAACGCGACGGGGACCAACGCGCAGAATATCTCGCTTGAGTTTGATCACCCCGACATCGAAGGCGTCAACGAGGAACTCGAACTCGACTACGGAGCCGAGGGGACGGTCGAGTGGACGATAAACGAGAGCGCATGGCCAGGAGGGGCGTATCCGTTCACTATCGAAACTGAAAACGACAGCGCAAGCGGGACCCTCTATATCGGCGGTGGTCAGGAGGGAGACGGAGTCGTCGTCACTGCAGATCACGGCGTGCTCGACGAAACCGGGGACAATGGCGATCAACGCGTCGACGTAACAGAGTCATCGTTTACGATCGAAACGGAGGTCACGAACACGAATCTCACCACCGAAACGCAGGACGTGGCGCTGTCGCTTCCGGGCGAAGCGGGTAGCGAACCCGAACCCGAAACGGTGACGCTCGAGTCGAACGAATCCGAAACGGTTGAGTTCGATATCGATACCGACGACTTTGAGGCCGGTTCGGTGTACGAGTACAACGTCTCCACGGAGGACAGTGCGATGACCTCGCCCGGCACGTTCTACGCTGGCAACTCTGGTACGTACTTCGAGGTCTCGGAGACGAACGCGACACACGACGACGAGAACGTCACAGTCACGTCCAATATCACGAACCTCGGCGTCGAATCCGGCTCTCAGGACATCGGCTTCGAACTTGAGTATCTTGATGAGCTTCCGGAGGAGCTCGAGGGAGAGGATCCCTACGGCTATCTCGGTGAAAACACGACCGAACGATCCTTCGGCGAGTCGGATACCGTCGAACTGGAACTCAACGAGAGCAACCTCATCGATGGGGAGTACGAGGCAAAACTTCATACAGATGACAACACGGGCAGTGTCAAATTCGATGTTGACGCCGGAATCGATCCCGGACGAGTTGGACTGGGCGCAGTCGAAGACGCAGAAGTGACCGTCGAAGTCCTCGGCTCGCAGGTGTCCGGTGACGGGGGGTGGTGGCAACCCGACGTTCACAACTTAGCACCCATGACGCTTGACGTATTGGCGGATGACGACCCAGTGCACTCCTTCGAGAACCCTGACGGCGGAGATAACATCAACACCGGCCCAACGTGGCAGGACAAGAGCGACGACAGTTATCAATACAATTTCTCGGTGGACGACGAGATCGAGCTCACGTTGCGGAACACGAGGCACAACACTTGCCAAGCTCAGTCCACCGATCCGGATACGCTCCCGCACTACTCGGGACCGACCGATCGGGACTTCATGTGGTGTAGCGATGCACCACACGGCGAAGCGTTCGGGCCGATTGACGCCTCGCAAGGCGAGAACTTGCAGAACGTCCGAGTTCGGAGCGCGGAGAACAACACGATTCCCGCCCTTCCCGCGGGTAACGACCAACAGCAGAGCGCGACAGAGGTGCTCGAACAGCAGGGACTGATCGCGGAGAGTGGCGACGAACTCGACCTCGATTCCGGTGAGTTCGTGTTCCTCTTCGAAAACACGATCTCGACTGAGGAGGAGGGAATCGACGCGCTCTGGGACGACGCGATCGACACCTACGAGCAGTACCCCGATCAAACGTACGACCCGAACTTCAACGACCTGATCGTCTACGTTGAGGTCGAACGTGCAGGCGTCAATCCTGACACACCGAGTATTACGATCATACCCGGTGGCGGTGACGAAACTAACGTGAGTCACGGCGGCTCTGACGGTGTCGGCGAGGTCGGTGACGTCGATGTCGACCTCGGTGAAGGCAGTTCCAGTGCAGGTAACTCCCCTTCAGTTGGAACTGGGGAGTCCGATGGCAGTACGGGAGATAATCAGTCGACTGAGACGGGGATCGACATCGATACCGATTACATCGTAATCGGCTAA